A single Nicotiana tabacum cultivar K326 chromosome 5, ASM71507v2, whole genome shotgun sequence DNA region contains:
- the LOC142180684 gene encoding uncharacterized protein LOC142180684, whose translation MQMEIFPIYLLHSGEWEENKFVNFISDYVIIESTFNYNNLVAAISEQIRINSDLNTIEINVVPNVVKEIYENHLVVTSSVVASSSSCLVATNSNSRDVSTTDSTEIIDIELIKNTNFSENTGIIDNMLNEFVEEDQVYKDKETLMNVMKNLAVRERFQFKVKRSITTRYHLTCLDYNCAWSIKSSAVFKANIFKVRSYNNNHTCGYRERYLTQRQATSGIIASIVKDKYVNPKKVYTANDIIEDIQKQHRIEVSYMKAWRAKEIAMAMIRGSPSDSYKELPKYFYMLEQTNPGSVTKLHKSEDECFLYAYVSLYASIKGWEHCRPIMVVDGSFLKAAYKGTILTACTQDGAVGKILPLAYAIVDSENNKSWEWFFVKIKGTFGNVKRTFKKHHKQLKDIFFALARAYTIEKFEYHMRELCKIDPRVQPYLFEIGNERWSRAYSKVKRLMWNNKNRKSAMETSTELDEQYDKLLRENLFASEQMTVRPATDQLYTVLEGVRRNIVCLEEGTCSCGKFQMDELPCPHAWAVLKNQQLKPGQYCSFYYKKDKLLSTYEFLVNPMPDESLWVIPTEVMEDVVLPPKGRRNAGRPRKERLKPALEKESKRAFSYSVCGQGGHNRKTCRNRPK comes from the exons ATGCAG aTGGAGATTTTTCCTATTTACCTTCTTCATAGTGGTGAATGGGAAGAAAATAAGTTTGTGAATTTCATCAGTGATTATGTAATAATTGAGTCCACATTCAACTACAACAATTTAGTTGCAGCTATTTCGGAACAGATTAGGATCAATAGTGATTTAAACACAATAGAGATTAACGTTGTGCCAAATGTTG TGAAAGAGATTTATGAAAATCATTTGGTTGTTACAAGTTCTGTGGTTGCTTcaagttccagttgtttggttgcTACAAATTCAAATTCTAGAGATGTATCAACAACTGATAGCactgagattattgatattgaATTGATTAAAAACACGAATTTTAGTGAAAACACGGGTATAATAGATAATATGTTGAACGAATTTGTTGAGGAGGATCAAGTTTATAAGGATAAAGAGACACTTATGAATGTGATGAAGAACTTGGCTGTACGCGAGAGGTTCCAATTCAAGGTGAAGAGATCAATCACAACAAG GTATCACCTTACATGTCTGGATTACAATTGTGCTTGGAGTATCAAATCTTCTGCCGTTTTCAAGGCAAACATATTCAAAGTGAGAAGTTACAATAATAATCACACATGCGGCTATCGTGAAAGATACTTAACACAACGTCAAGCTACTTCGGGTATAATTGCTAGTATAGTCAAGGACAAGTATGTTAATCCAAAAAAAGTTTACACCGCAAATGATATAATAGAGGACATACAAAAGCAACACAGGATTGAAGTGAGCTACATGAAAGCATGGAGAGCTAAAGAAATAGCAATGGCAATGATAAGAGGGAGTCCGAGTGATTCATATAAGGAGCTGCCGAAGTATTTTTATATGTTGGAGCAAACAAATCCAGGATCGGTTACAAAGTTGCACAAATCAGAGGATGAGTGCTTTCTTTATGCATATGTTTCGCTATATGCATCTATCAAGGGCTGGGAGCATTGCAGACCGATAATGGTTGTTGACGGAAGCTTCCTTAAAGCAGCATATAAGGGTACCATATTGACTGCTTGCACACAAGATGGAGCTG TTG GAAAAATCCTTCCACTTGCATATGCAATTGTGGATTCAGAGAATAATAAATCTTGGGAGTGGTTCTTTGTCAAGATAAAGGGTACTTTTGGA AATGTAAAGCGCACATTCAAGAAACATCACAAACAATTGAAGGATATCTTCTTTGCTTTGGCAAGAGCTTACACGATAGAGAAGTTTGAGTACCATATGAGAGAGTTGTGCAAAATTGATCCGAGGGTGCAGCCTTACTTGTTCGAAATTGGGAACGAAAGGTGGTCTAGAGCATATTCCAAGGTGAAAAGGTTGATG TGGAACAACAAAAACAGAAAAAGTGCAATGGAGACATCTACAGAGCTTGACGAACAGTACGACAAACTCCTTCGGGAAAATTTGTTTGCATCGGAGCAAATGACG GTGAGGCCTGCTACGGATCAGTTATATACTGTGCTTGAAGGGGTAAGGAGAAACATAGTGTGCCTTGAAGAGGGAACATGCAGTTGCGGAAAATTTCAAATGGATGAACTTCCATGTCCGCATGCTTGGGCGGTTTTGAAGAACCAGCAGCTGAAACCTGGCCAGTATTGCTCTTTTTACTACAAGAAGGATAAACTCCTTAGCACTTATGAATTTCTAGTGAATCCGATGCCAGATGAGAGTTTATGGGTAATCCCAACAGAGGTGATGGAAGATGTGGTCCTACCACCTAAAGGGAGAAGGAATGCAGGAAGGCCAAGAAAGGAAAGACTCAAGCCTGCTTTAGAGAAAGAGTCTAAGAGAGCATTTTCATATTCTGTGTGTGGACAAGGTGGTCACAATAGGAAAACATGTAGGAATCGACCAAAATAA